Proteins co-encoded in one Ruegeria sp. YS9 genomic window:
- a CDS encoding iron ABC transporter permease: MAEIEFSQNGSRNRGVRGTRLLAGIAYVVAAACLLPMIAVVLAAVTGGTDTISHLMETVLPGYIVTTLILVVLVAAGTFSIGTGAAWLVTMTRFPGVRFLEIALVLPLAFPAYVLAYAYTFILDHPGIVQSTLRDVTGWGPRDYWFPEIRSTEGAAVMLILVLYPYVYLLARAAFLQQSATAFLAARALGNNPWLAFRRVSLPMARPAIAGGVLLAVMETIADFGTVSYFGVQTFATGIYTSWFSMADRAAAAQLALCLLVFALIMAVAERTQRGKAKYYQAGKQHVAQPAANLTGLRACGAFLLCAIPVLFGFLLPVIILVEMGLESEQNLLSQRYIDFIQNSLILAGTAAVITVFAAISVGFFQRLRPGRASSATAYMARLGYAVPGGVIAVGLIVPFASFDNALDVWMRQTFDVSTGLLVTGSIWLLVAAYMVRFLAAALSAYEGGQSTVHANMDAAARSLGQTPLGTLRRVHLPILTPSLLTALLIVFVDVMKELPATLIMRPFNFDTLAVQAYRLASDERLEGAAVPSLVILAVGLLPVILICRQVGRR; this comes from the coding sequence ATGGCCGAAATCGAGTTTTCACAGAATGGATCGCGCAATCGAGGTGTGCGTGGTACCCGACTGCTGGCGGGGATCGCCTATGTCGTGGCTGCCGCGTGTCTGTTGCCCATGATCGCCGTGGTCCTGGCGGCTGTGACCGGGGGAACGGACACGATTTCGCACCTGATGGAGACGGTGCTGCCCGGCTATATCGTGACGACCCTGATTCTGGTGGTGTTGGTCGCGGCGGGCACGTTCAGTATCGGCACCGGGGCGGCCTGGCTGGTAACGATGACCCGTTTTCCCGGAGTGCGGTTTCTAGAGATCGCACTGGTCCTTCCGCTGGCCTTTCCGGCCTATGTTCTTGCCTATGCCTACACCTTCATTCTGGATCACCCAGGCATCGTTCAAAGCACGCTGCGTGATGTAACCGGTTGGGGCCCGCGCGACTACTGGTTCCCGGAAATCCGCTCGACCGAGGGTGCGGCGGTCATGTTGATCCTGGTGCTTTACCCTTATGTCTATCTTCTTGCGCGGGCTGCGTTCCTGCAACAAAGCGCAACCGCGTTCCTGGCGGCGCGGGCGCTGGGCAACAATCCATGGCTGGCGTTTCGGCGCGTGTCACTGCCAATGGCGCGGCCTGCCATTGCAGGCGGCGTTCTGCTGGCCGTCATGGAGACCATCGCTGATTTCGGAACCGTGTCGTATTTCGGCGTGCAGACCTTTGCCACCGGGATCTACACAAGCTGGTTTTCCATGGCCGACCGAGCGGCGGCTGCACAACTTGCGCTGTGCCTGCTGGTCTTTGCCCTGATCATGGCCGTGGCCGAGCGCACCCAACGCGGCAAGGCAAAATACTATCAGGCCGGGAAACAGCATGTGGCGCAACCGGCGGCAAATCTGACGGGCCTGCGGGCCTGTGGCGCATTCCTGCTTTGCGCGATACCTGTTCTTTTCGGATTTTTGCTGCCCGTCATCATTTTGGTCGAGATGGGCCTGGAATCCGAACAGAACCTGCTGTCGCAGCGCTATATCGATTTCATTCAGAATTCTCTGATCCTTGCTGGTACGGCGGCGGTCATCACCGTTTTTGCGGCGATCAGCGTCGGGTTCTTTCAACGCCTGAGACCGGGGCGCGCCTCGTCTGCGACCGCCTATATGGCGCGTCTGGGATATGCCGTGCCCGGTGGTGTCATCGCGGTTGGTTTGATCGTCCCCTTCGCGAGCTTTGACAACGCGCTGGATGTGTGGATGCGGCAGACCTTCGACGTGTCCACGGGGCTGTTGGTTACAGGTTCGATCTGGCTGCTGGTCGCTGCCTACATGGTGCGGTTCCTGGCTGCTGCGCTCAGCGCTTATGAGGGTGGCCAAAGCACGGTGCACGCCAATATGGATGCCGCAGCCCGCTCACTTGGTCAGACGCCGTTGGGAACACTGCGGCGTGTTCACCTGCCCATTCTGACCCCGTCTCTGTTGACGGCTCTGCTGATCGTGTTCGTTGACGTGATGAAGGAGCTTCCGGCCACGCTGATCATGCGCCCGTTCAATTTCGACACGTTGGCGGTGCAGGCATATCGATTGGCCTCGGACGAGAGATTGGAGGGCGCAGCTGTGCCTTCGCTGGTCATTCTGGCCGTAGGTCTGCTGCCTGTAATCCTGATCTGCCGTCAGGTCGGCCGACGGTAA
- a CDS encoding DUF2794 domain-containing protein: MNMQPPSRFSASAAQMPVAFDRHEMSQILSVYGRMVAAGEWRDYGISNLRDMAVFSIFRRTAEHPIYRVEKHPRLRSRQGMYSVIGMDGRILKRGHDLRAVLRVLERKLIRAVNPD, translated from the coding sequence ATGAATATGCAGCCTCCCAGCCGGTTCTCGGCAAGCGCAGCGCAGATGCCCGTGGCTTTCGACCGGCATGAGATGTCTCAAATCCTATCCGTTTACGGTCGGATGGTCGCCGCCGGGGAATGGCGCGACTATGGTATTTCCAACCTGCGCGACATGGCGGTGTTCTCGATCTTCCGGCGCACCGCGGAACACCCGATCTACCGAGTCGAAAAGCATCCGCGCCTGCGGTCGAGACAGGGAATGTATTCCGTCATAGGTATGGATGGCCGCATCCTGAAGCGCGGCCATGATCTGCGAGCAGTCCTGCGGGTATTGGAGCGCAAGCTGATCCGGGCCGTAAACCCGGATTAG
- a CDS encoding C40 family peptidase, which translates to MTRHRISAPVVDLLRSPDGPRDRQLLFGDTVRIEETKSGWNRVIADKDGYTGWLRTDQLTADTPATHWITAPATHAYQEADFKSRDLVSLSFGSRIQARTETDRFVETELGYIPKVHTAPMTAKPDDPVEVAKLFLGTPYLWGGNSRFGIDCSGLVQAGLLACGLPCPGDSGDQERALGNTVIEGTPAQRGDLLFWKGHVAWVSGDNMLLHANAGHMAVVFEPMDQAIHRIMDQGDGPVTAHKRL; encoded by the coding sequence GTGACACGCCACCGCATATCCGCACCCGTTGTCGATTTGCTGCGCAGCCCAGACGGACCACGCGACCGGCAATTGTTGTTCGGTGATACGGTTCGGATCGAGGAAACAAAGTCAGGGTGGAACAGGGTCATCGCAGACAAAGACGGGTATACCGGCTGGTTGCGAACGGATCAGCTGACGGCGGATACGCCTGCGACCCATTGGATCACGGCGCCTGCAACGCATGCCTACCAGGAAGCGGATTTCAAAAGCCGCGATCTGGTGTCGCTGAGTTTCGGAAGCAGAATCCAAGCCAGGACCGAGACGGACCGGTTTGTTGAAACCGAATTGGGGTATATCCCAAAGGTACACACGGCGCCGATGACCGCAAAGCCTGACGACCCGGTCGAAGTGGCCAAGCTGTTTCTGGGCACACCCTATTTATGGGGCGGCAACAGCCGGTTCGGCATCGATTGTTCCGGGTTGGTGCAGGCAGGGCTTTTGGCTTGCGGCCTGCCTTGCCCCGGCGACAGCGGCGATCAGGAGCGCGCTTTGGGCAATACCGTGATCGAAGGGACCCCTGCGCAACGGGGTGATCTGTTGTTCTGGAAAGGGCATGTGGCCTGGGTTTCGGGCGACAACATGTTGCTGCATGCGAACGCCGGCCATATGGCGGTGGTATTCGAGCCAATGGATCAGGCGATCCACCGCATAATGGATCAGGGTGACGGGCCTGTGACAGCCCACAAAAGGCTCTAA
- a CDS encoding M17 family metallopeptidase, with the protein MTLSFAPSSDPSIPLHVIAQPDLDNWLQDQPDTVRAWVAANGFTGAMGQTLLVPGAHGAVEIVLAGYGTEDKRARKRFPLAAAAMTLPKGTYHIVSGIPADRLEMECLGWLMTGYAFDRYASQSAGTAALIAPEGVDANRIEAMANAEVLTRDLVNTPASDMGPEQLQQAAEALAGEFGAACSVIIGKALLDQNFPMIHTVGRAAEQAPRLIELNWGSSGPKLTLVGKGVCFDTGGLNLKPGASMGLMKKDMGGAANVLGLARMIMQLGLPLHLKVLIPAVENALAGNAFRPGDILTSRKGLTVEINNTDAEGRLVLADALALAAEGEPDLVISMATLTGAARVAVGPDLAPFYTDDQHCASALSHAAEASADPVWRMPFHTPYEAMIEPGIADLDNAPSGGFAGSITAALFLRRFVGAQRYIHFDIYSWQPSKEPGRTKGGLGQGPRAVLAALPEILGL; encoded by the coding sequence ATGACCCTGTCCTTCGCCCCATCCTCTGACCCGTCCATACCGCTTCATGTGATTGCGCAGCCGGATTTGGACAATTGGTTGCAGGATCAGCCGGATACCGTCCGGGCCTGGGTTGCCGCAAACGGGTTTACAGGTGCGATGGGGCAGACCCTGCTGGTGCCAGGCGCGCATGGCGCGGTTGAAATTGTGCTGGCCGGGTATGGAACAGAAGACAAGCGCGCGCGAAAAAGGTTCCCATTGGCCGCCGCAGCCATGACGCTGCCTAAAGGAACCTATCATATCGTGTCCGGCATTCCCGCCGATCGGCTGGAGATGGAGTGTTTGGGCTGGTTGATGACAGGCTACGCCTTTGATCGCTACGCGTCTCAATCCGCTGGAACCGCGGCGTTGATTGCGCCCGAAGGTGTCGATGCCAACCGTATCGAAGCCATGGCCAATGCCGAAGTTCTGACCCGCGATCTGGTGAATACGCCGGCCTCGGATATGGGGCCTGAGCAGTTGCAGCAGGCGGCCGAGGCTCTGGCCGGCGAATTCGGTGCCGCGTGCAGCGTGATCATCGGCAAGGCCCTGCTGGATCAGAATTTTCCCATGATCCACACTGTAGGACGCGCCGCCGAACAAGCCCCCCGGCTGATCGAGCTGAACTGGGGCAGCAGCGGCCCCAAGCTGACTCTGGTCGGCAAAGGTGTATGTTTCGATACGGGCGGATTGAACCTGAAACCAGGCGCATCCATGGGTCTGATGAAGAAAGACATGGGTGGCGCGGCCAATGTGTTGGGGTTGGCGCGGATGATCATGCAGCTGGGTTTACCCCTGCATTTGAAGGTCTTGATACCGGCGGTCGAAAACGCGCTTGCCGGAAATGCCTTCCGCCCAGGGGACATCCTGACCTCTCGCAAGGGACTGACGGTCGAGATCAACAATACGGATGCCGAAGGGCGTCTGGTGCTTGCTGACGCGCTGGCGCTGGCGGCTGAAGGAGAGCCCGATCTGGTGATCTCGATGGCGACGCTGACCGGGGCCGCCCGTGTGGCGGTGGGCCCCGATCTGGCACCGTTCTACACCGATGATCAGCACTGCGCGTCTGCCCTGTCGCATGCCGCAGAAGCTTCGGCTGATCCGGTTTGGCGCATGCCGTTCCACACGCCGTATGAAGCGATGATTGAACCCGGTATCGCCGATCTGGATAACGCGCCGTCGGGCGGGTTTGCCGGGTCGATCACAGCCGCCCTGTTTCTGCGCAGGTTCGTCGGCGCACAACGCTACATCCATTTCGACATCTATTCCTGGCAGCCCAGTAAAGAGCCCGGTCGCACCAAGGGCGGTCTGGGTCAGGGGCCACGTGCCGTTTTGGCGGCCTTGCCAGAGATATTGGGACTGTGA
- a CDS encoding carbonic anhydrase, with the protein MDFAKPLPSYLVKRYHGWKATTYSENQVWYRRLADEGQRPRAMVISCCDSRVHVTSMFGADQGDFFIHRNIANLVPPYAPDGDHHGTSAAIEYAVTALKVAHLIVLGHSQCGGVQGCIDMCKGQAPQLDAKDSFVGRWMDILKPKYELVADIEDSVEQARQFERQSVVASLENLMTFPFVSSAVDQGALSLHGLWTDIGAGGLESYDPYQKKFVPV; encoded by the coding sequence ATGGACTTTGCCAAACCTCTGCCGAGCTACCTTGTAAAACGGTATCACGGATGGAAGGCCACGACATATTCGGAAAACCAGGTCTGGTATCGCCGTCTTGCCGATGAAGGGCAACGCCCCCGTGCCATGGTCATATCCTGCTGCGACAGCCGGGTTCACGTCACATCCATGTTCGGCGCTGATCAGGGCGATTTCTTTATTCACCGCAATATCGCCAACCTGGTGCCGCCCTATGCTCCGGACGGGGACCACCATGGCACCAGCGCCGCCATCGAATATGCCGTAACGGCGCTCAAGGTCGCTCATTTGATCGTGCTGGGGCATTCGCAATGCGGCGGCGTGCAGGGCTGTATCGACATGTGCAAGGGGCAGGCGCCGCAGCTGGATGCCAAGGACAGTTTTGTTGGTCGCTGGATGGATATTCTCAAGCCGAAATACGAACTGGTCGCGGATATCGAAGACAGTGTCGAACAGGCACGACAGTTCGAACGTCAATCGGTCGTCGCATCACTGGAAAACCTGATGACCTTCCCCTTCGTCTCGTCAGCCGTTGATCAAGGCGCGCTGAGCTTGCACGGCTTGTGGACGGATATCGGTGCAGGCGGGCTTGAAAGCTATGACCCTTACCAAAAAAAGTTCGTCCCGGTCTGA